The Epinephelus fuscoguttatus linkage group LG7, E.fuscoguttatus.final_Chr_v1 DNA window CAAGAggagcccagacagtcctccaAAGCCATGCAACCACGTCTGTAGTCCTTCAAAAGCCAACTCCGCCACCCAGAGCCATGTAGTTCCTGCAGCTGCTATAAGTGAATGTCACAGTAAGAGCAGAACAGCGGAGTCTGTTCCCCTGTCTAAACAATGCACCAAGAATGAAGCCCACCAGCAACCAGCAGGCGCCACCGCACACTCGTCGGTCACAGAAGCAGCGGATCAGAGCCTGGAGGTGGAGCAAGATCAGGACGGCTCAGAGAGTTGTCTGAATGCTAGTGCCTCTGAAGAGCTCACTGGTTTCTGTCCCACCTCCCACCTGCCCAGTTCTGTGAAGGAGGGCACACACATCTCCCACTGTGAGCTGGAGACGAGCGACGGTGTTCACAACGGCATCAACGCTGCTGTGTCGAACGACCCGTCAATCATCCCCGAGAAAGACGGCACAGATCAGGGTTCTTCTGTGAGAGCCAGTGCCTCCGTCAGCCCCAGCCCCTCCTGCCTCAGTGACGTCAAAACCGCCGCCATCAACTCGCCGTCCAAACTGCTTAAGTTCTTGAAGATTCCCTCGATAGGGGACAAGTCCCAGCCTTCAACCTCTGCTGTCCGCCTGAGCCCCCAACTCACCCGCAGCTCCAGGATCCCCTGTCGCACCAACAACTACGAGGTGTACCACTCTCCTGTTCCCACACGCAGAGCCACCACCACCGAGAGGTGCAGGCAGCCCCCTCCACCACCCTCCAGGTCTGAGTCCTACCCCGCCACACACTCCGCCCCAACCTCCCCTCCTCAACCCGAAGACGTCTGCTCCCCGCCTGTAAAGGAAATAAGCTACAGCAGCCTCTCTGCACCTAAAGCTGGCTCAAAGATTGGTGCTTCCTCCTCTACATCTTCCTCCTCACCCAAAGTATCTCAGAGGGTCCCTCATTATGAAAATGTCTGTGTTATGTCCGCCGGCTCCAGAGAGGAGGAACCAACCCAGGGCCTTGAGAAAAGAACCACACTTCCATCCCAGACCAAGGCAAACAGCGGTGAGAGGAAGCTTGTTAAATCACTACCAGAAAGTGTCCTCAACCCGACTCCTCAGCGAAAGCAGTCATCCTCGTCCACGTCAGAGTCCACATCAGATGATGAAGAGGATTCAGACAGCCCAGTGTGGGTTAACCATCACAGCCTGCCCAACACATCCGCCCTCAGCAAGGCCTCGCAGGGCAGAGCTAACTACCCACAAACCAGAGAGAAGCAGGAGGAGATCACTGTGCAGAGCTCTGAGGTCGCCCAGCCGCCCCCACCTCCAACCAGGAGGAGCGACTCCTCTTCCATCCCCAAGAGGCCTGCGGCCGGGGCGGTGAGATCCCAGGCTGATTCCAGTCATCATGCTTTCAAAGACAGGCTGGCTGCGTTGGGAAAGCTGAGGAGCTCTGAGGATTTACAGGTCGGTCTCAGGCCGGTCGATGCTGTGAATGAGGGCACTTATGGGGAGGAAAGGAGTAAGACAGCAGAGAGGCCCATGGAGCTCCATAAAGAGGAGCAGAGACATTCAAAATTCACAGACTCTTTGGACAGTAAACCTAAAGTTAGCAGTGGTGGTTTGAAGTACCCGGGGTCCTCTCAGCTGTATGAGCAGGCTGTAAAATCTTCTGGTTCAGGGGTGGTTAAACAGGAACTGTGTGTGACAAAAGCAGAAGGCTCCAAGAGCAAAATCGGTCTGCCGTCCCCAAACGCAGATGCTCCACAGGTACTACGCAACAACATCAAGTGTCCTGGCTCCCTGAATCTGGCCTATAACCTTAAACCAGGTGTTGGTCCTCACAGTAGCAACAGCCCCAACAAAATCCCCCCGAAGTCGCCGTCCAAACCTTGTCAGGGACCGTCCGTCCACAGAGGGGGGAAGTCCACAGAGGCTCCACGTTACTCGTCCAAATCAGAGGAGAGGACCAAGATCAGCGGGAAAGGGAAAAAGAATCCAATGTACGGAGACAGCCTGCCGCCTCCTCCTCCGAGACCTCCAACATCTGATGGGGAGAAGCCAATGCAGCCAGTCCCCAGTCCACAATCCGCCATTGAGCAGAAGGTGATGAAGGGCATCGAGGAGAACATGCTGAAGCTCCAGGAGCAGGACAGAGGAGGACAGGGCGGCGAGGTGAAGCAGAAAGCCTCCAACGGCATCGCGAGCTGGTTCGGCTTGAAGAAGAGCAAACTGCCCGCGCTGAGCCGCAAGGCCGACGCGGCCAAAGCAAAGGACGAAAAGAAGGAGTGGAAGATCAACATCCCCTCAGTGGGCAGGGACTCTGTGAAAATGGCCACCAGGTGTAAAGAAGGAGTGGAAGGTCTGAACATCTCGACGCTGATGGAGAAGGCGGAGGGGCTGAGGAGGgcgctggaggaggagagggcgtATGTGGAGAGGTCAGGGAGGGGTCACTCCTGTGAGGTGGTGATGGACCAGGCTCAGGGACAGCTGGCTGTCATGTACAGGGGAGCGCGCTCTGACAACTTcatgcagcagctgctgaacaGGTGAGGACTCGACAAGGACGAGTGTGTCAAAGCTGGTGTTATAACAAACTGAAGGAACAGATATAgatgttgaaggaaaaaagtgtTGTGTCTCTTGATGAGAGTTAAACGAAAAGATTGATGTCACTCATGTCTGTTTTGTATAATGATAAATTGTCTGATAGAAGAAATCAGTCAGCAagtattttgataattgatgaGTCAAGtacaggtccagtgtgtaagatttagaggggTATATTGACTGAAATGATATCTGATATTCATACtagtgttttcattaccttagaatgagccgtttatatctacatacggagcagACCTTCGTCCACAGAGTCTGCTGTATTGtcctacagtggcccagaacagacaaaccaaacactggattTAGATAAGGCCATATATGTTATCATGATTTTGCCTCAGCCACTGTTATTCTCTGACACACTTAGCAcaagggagaagtttcagttctgcaacctcacggcaagatgccactaaatgctacacactggatctttaaaggtccagtgtgtagcattAGGGAGGATGTATTGGAAGAAACGGACTATTACAATAAGTTTATTTTCTTGAGTGTAtgatcacctaaaaataagaatcgttgtgttttcaaTGCCTTAGAATGaaccgtttatatctacatatggagcgggtCGTCATctatggagtccgccatgttgtaccacgtttctacagtggcccagaacagacaaaccaaacactggctggaGATGGCCATTTTTGTTTCGCCTTTTTGGGCCAGCCTCCAAAGTTAAAAGCCCATCTGCAATTAACTGTGttagaagaaacactgatttatttagtgttttaaccagtttaaatcacctggtctgtttgctCTCGgttaaaaacttcctgaatgaattaattttaagttatcaaacagcatcagagaaacactgatttgtaacgtaaaACTGCATTACTGGTTTtcatcacctggtccatttgttttagagatgaagagacctctgcagataaatcgGCTTAGGGGCATAAATATAGAAAGTGCATACAGCAGGATTGCACCGGGGCCTGTTGGGTAGAGGGGTCCGTAGAGAGAGTGGGTCCCTGTgacctgtgttcaaagaggaattgtaaaaaaatatatatatatatatttctagtttaaaaaaaggtgccatttgctatatatgtccCCAAAAAGGCAAACCTATCTGCGTCatggtttacttttttttaaatagtcagtAGCTATGTAAAACAAAGTTATATGCTTTTTCTACAAAAACTATAAAACCTGTTCAattaaatgattattttcttaCTTATTTGGATATTTTTGTGTCAAATCTCTTtttgtgtcaagacaatacatGCATGATAGTGTGCACTTGAGCCCTTGTAACTTCCTTATGCCACTGATTgggctcctggttaaaaccacctgaacaatgaacactgagggaattctaactgggagaagtttcagctggttgcagtcctCACCCCCAGATGGCACTGAATCCCCCTAAaccttacacactggacctttacgtAACTTTCTTAGTGAATCTAGTCACTTAGCTAGTCTTGCTCTGCTAACCTGGCTCtattttgtacagattaaactaACATGATATAACAAGTTGATTAATGAGCTCTgggcagagccaggctagctgtttctccctgtttccagtctttatgctaagctgaGTTAATTGGCTAGGGTACACCCACAGCTCTCTGCTTGAAAGCGAATCAGTATTTCCCCAAAATGTTGTTGAACTGTTCATTTAAATAGGAAAATGCTAACACAAACGCCTTATTTGGTAAACTAGGATATCTCAACTGAaacttgatg harbors:
- the nckap5l gene encoding nck-associated protein 5-like isoform X1; amino-acid sequence: MRTMSDETEQRMCDEDFGSDEEGEEGDVESFLEDNSSELMDRLRELEAENSALMLANESQREAYERCLDEVANHVVQALLNQKDLREECIKLKMLVFDLERQNRALCELFQQKLPNHPTAHYQVQAGPLPDYNAQLHNDSAKQVEPAHTEAQAKGNGYRTQHASPGPRGPAASMEALSPFFKKKAHILEVLRKMEETDPLKFHPSTTSLSFCDYSQVLMSTEAVLATADPLPLPCKSHHTHCHCSCSDTDSHQHVNGDGAVKCEGGNTCCLHCKRSPDSPPKPCNHVCSPSKANSATQSHVVPAAAISECHSKSRTAESVPLSKQCTKNEAHQQPAGATAHSSVTEAADQSLEVEQDQDGSESCLNASASEELTGFCPTSHLPSSVKEGTHISHCELETSDGVHNGINAAVSNDPSIIPEKDGTDQGSSVRASASVSPSPSCLSDVKTAAINSPSKLLKFLKIPSIGDKSQPSTSAVRLSPQLTRSSRIPCRTNNYEVYHSPVPTRRATTTERCRQPPPPPSRSESYPATHSAPTSPPQPEDVCSPPVKEISYSSLSAPKAGSKIGASSSTSSSSPKVSQRVPHYENVCVMSAGSREEEPTQGLEKRTTLPSQTKANSGERKLVKSLPESVLNPTPQRKQSSSSTSESTSDDEEDSDSPVWVNHHSLPNTSALSKASQGRANYPQTREKQEEITVQSSEVAQPPPPPTRRSDSSSIPKRPAAGAVRSQADSSHHAFKDRLAALGKLRSSEDLQVGLRPVDAVNEGTYGEERSKTAERPMELHKEEQRHSKFTDSLDSKPKVSSGGLKYPGSSQLYEQAVKSSGSGVVKQELCVTKAEGSKSKIGLPSPNADAPQVLRNNIKCPGSLNLAYNLKPGVGPHSSNSPNKIPPKSPSKPCQGPSVHRGGKSTEAPRYSSKSEERTKISGKGKKNPMYGDSLPPPPPRPPTSDGEKPMQPVPSPQSAIEQKVMKGIEENMLKLQEQDRGGQGGEVKQKASNGIASWFGLKKSKLPALSRKADAAKAKDEKKEWKINIPSVGRDSVKMATRCKEGVEGLNISTLMEKAEGLRRALEEERAYVERSGRGHSCEVVMDQAQGQLAVMYRGARSDNFMQQLLNRVDGKDMISVPQRRLSFDCKTSKPVFCQQGDVISHTTSRDDMEKGSDRIGKITSDENLADSVHSQHFAGSGASTYTLDSGIGTFPLPDCSSGAAGRGLSKTRAGAERHSSSSPGRAGRRARTLDREPTPQEECYAPHKQLIPTIQYGSMLEGRSSAGVIREDKEGHGANMFSPRSKTWTFPNLKTPSGPAEVYLAVEEEEEEPVSFGSPFRGSMKAGGPSSSRVVDPGSLPVPAQSGMSRRGKTRTPSVPEMSREAGLELLRERPEEALSPSRPQVLETPESLSDSLYDSLSSCGSQG
- the nckap5l gene encoding nck-associated protein 5-like isoform X2, yielding MRTMSDETEQRMCDEDFGSDEEGEEGDVESFLEDNSSELMDRLRELEAENSALMLANESQREAYERCLDEVANHVVQALLNQKDLREECIKLKMLVFDLERQNRALCELFQQKLPNHPTAHYQVQAGPLPDYNAQLHNDSAKQVEPAHTEAQAKGNGYRTQHASPGPRGPAASMEALSPFFKKKAHILEVLRKMEETDPLKFHPSTTSLSFCDYSQVLMSTEAVLATADPLPLPCKSHHTHCHCSCSDTDSHQHVNGDGAVKCEGGNTCCLHCKRSPDSPPKPCNHVCSPSKANSATQSHVVPAAAISECHSKSRTAESVPLSKQCTKNEAHQQPAGATAHSSVTEAADQSLEVEQDQDGSESCLNASASEELTGFCPTSHLPSSVKEGTHISHCELETSDGVHNGINAAVSNDPSIIPEKDGTDQGSSVRASASVSPSPSCLSDVKTAAINSPSKLLKFLKIPSIGDKSQPSTSAVRLSPQLTRSSRIPCRTNNYEVYHSPVPTRRATTTERCRQPPPPPSRSESYPATHSAPTSPPQPEDVCSPPVKEISYSSLSAPKAGSKIGASSSTSSSSPKVSQRVPHYENVCVMSAGSREEEPTQGLEKRTTLPSQTKANSGERKLVKSLPESVLNPTPQRKQSSSSTSESTSDDEEDSDSPVWVNHHSLPNTSALSKASQGRANYPQTREKQEEITVQSSEVAQPPPPPTRRSDSSSIPKRPAAGAVRSQADSSHHAFKDRLAALGKLRSSEDLQVGLRPVDAVNEGTYGEERSKTAERPMELHKEEQRHSKFTDSLDSKPKVSSGGLKYPGSSQLYEQAVKSSGSGVVKQELCVTKAEGSKSKIGLPSPNADAPQVLRNNIKCPGSLNLAYNLKPGVGPHSSNSPNKIPPKSPSKPCQGPSVHRGGKSTEAPRYSSKSEERTKISGKGKKNPMYGDSLPPPPPRPPTSDGEKPMQPVPSPQSAIEQKVMKGIEENMLKLQEQDRGGQGGEVKQKASNGIASWFGLKKSKLPALSRKADAAKAKDEKKEWKINIPSVGRDSVKMATRCKEGVEGLNISTLMEKAEGLRRALEEERAYVERSGRGHSCEVVMDQAQGQLAVMYRGARSDNFMQQLLNRVDGKDMISVPQRRLSFDCKTSKPVFCQQGDVISHTTSRDDMEKMN